The following proteins are encoded in a genomic region of Glycine max cultivar Williams 82 chromosome 18, Glycine_max_v4.0, whole genome shotgun sequence:
- the LOC102667096 gene encoding uncharacterized protein, with product MRWKVGDGEKVRFWTDKWINQEESLAERYPRLFIISSQQNHTIRQMGTQNDTGWEWNFSWRRLLFDNEIDTAISFLREVQGQSIQQQQIDIWEWIGDSSGIYTTRSAYNLIWEEIAGGQKEDWSMELWKTKIPSKIAIFAWRLCRGRLPTKENLRKRNIQINNMLCPFCSGAMEDESHLFIHCIKIQPIW from the coding sequence ATGAGGTGGAAGGTGGGGGATGGAGAGAAAGTTAGATTCTGGACAGATAAGTGGATTAATCAAGAGGAGTCGCTAGCAGAAAGGTACCCCAGGCTGTTTATTATATCCTCACAACAGAATCACACCATTAGGCAGATGGGAACTCAAAATGACACGGGCTGGGAATGGAATTTTTCATGGAGAAGACTGCTTTTTGACAATGAAATTGATACTGCCATCAGTTTCCTTAGGGAGGTACAAGGACAAAGCATACAGCAACAGCAAATTGACATTTGGGAGTGGATAGGAGATTCATCAGGGATTTACACAACTCGCAGCGCCTACAATCTGATATGGGAGGAAATTGCTGGTGGCCAGAAGGAGGATTGGAGTATGGAACTATGGAAGACAAAGATACCAAGCAAAATTGCGATATTCGCTTGGAGATTATGCAGGGGCAGACTGCCCACAAAGGAGAATCTGCGAAAAAGGAACATACAGATCAACAATATGCTTTGCCCTTTCTGCAGTGGAGCTATGGAAGATGAATCTCACCTATTTATTCATTGCATCAAAATCCAACCAATTTGGTAG